The Anaerobacillus sp. CMMVII genomic interval TTCCTGTTGCACTAAAGCCAAAAACAAAGTATCTTAGATTTAACGGTTAAATGTTAGCGTTTGCATAGATAGAAAAATAGAGTCCTTTTTGCTATCTATCTTTTTTACCAGATTTGTGCAAACGGTTTCGCAATAACCGGAACAAAATACTCAAACAAACTGAAAGGGGTAAAGAAGCGTATGATTAGTAAGAAATATCAAAGGTTACTTTCATTTTGGTTATCTCTTATTATGGTTTTTTCCGTTTTTACCAGCTATATTCCGGCTGTAGTAACGGCAGAAACTACTAGTTCCGTTGAACGTCATATTCACTTTGAATATGAGAGACCAAACGGAGACTACACAGGTTGGAATCTGTGGGTTTGGGGTACAGATGCAAAAAACGATCAGATCGACTTTACAGAATTTAAAGATGGTAAAGCGATTGCTAAAATTGCAGTAGGTCCGAAGGCTGATACCGTCGGCTTTATCGTTCGTCGTGGTGATTGGGAAGAGAAAGATCCTGATATGGACCGCAATATTAAATTAAATAAAAATGACCCTATCACGAAAGTTTTTGTAAAAAGTGGTCAAGCTCCATTTCATATAGTTCCGGATGGTACGGCACCTGTTGTCGATAATGGCAATGCCCATTTTTACTTCCGAGATAAAACCCTATTTTACAACAACGAAATGGCCAAAATCGAAAAAGTTGAGCTTAGTGTAGCTGATGCTCGCTTCGAGATGGTTTATGAGCCGCTTAATGAACGTTTTGTTTACACATATGAAAATATAGCTCCTGGAGTTTATGATTATACTTATTTCGTAACGGTCGACGGTGTGACAACAGAGGTTACAGATCCTTACAATACGGTTAATGGGAAGTCGACGTTAGCGTATGTCGTTGCTGATGTGAACGTCACAGGCTCTGTATATCCAAAAGCTGTTACGTATAATCAAAATGCAGTTGTTACAGTAGAACTTGATAACAAAGATGAAATTGAAATTCGTGAACTATATGTTGACGCTACAAGTGTTGGTGGTCCTGCGAAGCTAAAAGTGGACCCACTATTAAATGAAGTGACAATTTCTGTAGATCACAAAACAACAGCTGGTCAAAAGGTATTACCGATTGTTGCAGTTGATGCATTTGGTGGTACTCATAAAGGTGAAGTGACCCTTGAAGTGAAAGCGCGAACATTTATTGGTGAAGCGGACTTCGATTGGGATGAAGCCTTAATTTATTTCTTATTAACAGACCGTTTCTTCGATGGAGACTCAACGAATAACGATCCTTATAAAATGAATTATGATACAAGCTTACCTGGTGCTTACCAAGGTGGAGATTTCAAAGGAATTACGAAAAAATTAGATTATCTTAATGACTTAGGAATTAATACAATTTGGATCAATCCGATTGTCGAAAATATTAAGTTCGATGTTAGACACCAAAATCCTGGGACACCGTACTATGGCTACCATGGCTATTGGGCGAGTAACTTTGAAAAGTTAAACCCGCACTTTGGCTCGATGGCAGATTTCCACGAATTAATTGACGAAGCTCATGCTCGTGGAATGAAAATTATGGTTGACGTTGTGTTAAACCATACAGGTTATGGGTTGAAAGTCGTTGATGGTGAATTAGCTGTCGATAAACGTCCGAATGGATACCCAACTGACGCGGAGCGTGAATTTTACAAGGATATGCTTCGTCAAGGTAAAAATGTTGGTGAAGCAACTGTTCGCGGTGAACTAGCTGGGTTACCTGATTTCATTACAGAAGATTCGGCAGTTCGTAATCAAATTGTGGAATGGCAAGTAGATTGGATCAATAAATCTCGTACGGCTAAAGGAAACACGATTGATTACTTCCGTGTCGATACAGTCAAGCACGTTGAAGATACAACATGGATGGCATTTAAAAATGAATTAACAAAAGCGATGCCTGAATTCAAGATGATTGGCGAATCATGGGGGGCGTCGCAAAACGATGATCATGGCTACTTAAACACAGGCATGATGGACTCGCTACTAGATTTCAATTTTAAAAACTATGCTCGTAACTTTGCAAATGGTCAACTTGATCAAGTTCATAACACGTTAGTTGCAAGAAATAATAAGTTAACAAACAGTGCAACGTTAGGACAATTTTTAGGAAGTCATGATGAGAATGGATTTTTACATTCGGTGAATGGCGACAAAGGGAAGTTAAAAATTGCTGCGGCACTACAAATCACCGCTAAAGGTCAGCCTGTCATCTATTATGGTGAGGAACTAGGGTTATCTGGTGAGGCAAACTATCCTTACTATACAAACCGACCAAATATGCCTTGGGACAAAGTAGCAGGTAATGACGTTCTTTCTCACTACCAAAAGCTATTGGCGTTTAGAGGTGAAAACGCGAAAGTATTTGCAAAAGGTGATCGTGTAAAACTTGCAGGATCTGATCAAGAAAAATATCAAATTTTCTCTCGTAATTACGAAGGTGAGTCTGTTTATGTAGGCTTAAACGTTGCGGAACAAGCGAAGCAAGTAACACTAGCTGTGAGTTCTTCAGACCTTGTCGTAACAGATCATTATTCAGGGAAAACGTACACTGCTGAAAATGGGGAAGTTTCATTTTCAATCCCGGCAATGGCTGAAGGTGGAACCGTTCTTCTTACAGCTGAAGGCGGAACAATTTTAGGAACTCAGAGCACGTTACGAGTTCATTACCAAAGAACAAATCATGATTATGCGAACCTAGGTTTATGGCTATGGGGTGACGTTACAGCGCCTTCAGAAAATTGGCCAACAGGTGCGACAATGTTCGTGGCAGGACAAGAAACAAGTTTTGGTGCATACCTTGACATTACGTTAAAGCCAAATGCCCAAGAAGTAGGGTTCTTAGTTTTAGATGTAACGAATGAACAAAAAGATGGAAATGATAAAACGGTCCAACTTACTCCAGGTGTAACAGATATTTGGATCAAACAAGGCTCGGATGAAGTATTCTACAAGAACCCTGATGAAGAAGCAGGAATTCCTGAAAATACACTACGAGTTCACTACCAAAGAATAGATAACAACTTTACGGATTTAGGCTTATGGTTATGGGATGACGTTGCTACACCGTCAAGCAACTGGCCAACGGGTGGGACAAAATTCGTTGCTGACCAAACGACAAGCTACGGTGCGTACCTTGATATTCCACTAATTCCGAATGCACAAAAAGTTGGTTTCCTTGTCTTAAACACAACAAATGGTGATAAAGACGGCGACGATAAAAAGTCGAGCTATTCTCACCAGAAATTAATGAAGTATGGATTAAACAAGGCTCTGACGAAGTATTCTTCTGGGAACCGGTTGATCTTCCTGAAAATACCGTACGTATTCACTATGAAAGATCAGAAAAAGACTATGATGGTTGGGCAGTTTGGAACTGGGCAGATGTTGTCGCACCATCAGATGGTTGGCCAAATGGCGCTACTGATAAAGCGGGTGTTGGCAAATATGGTGCTTACTACGATATTAGTTTACAAGAAGCAGCTAAAAAAATAGGCTTCCTGTTTGTAAATAAGCAAAACGGTAGTCAAACAAGTGATTATAGTTTTGAAATGCTAGATCAATATAAAGAAATTTTTGTTAAGCATGGTGATGACAAAATTTACACGAATCCATTTGGAGCAATTCCAGTTGTGCTTGTTTCTGGTGAATTGCTTTCAGACAAAAAAATCGGTCTTGTTTTTTCGAAAACAGAAGGCTTAACTGTTGATGAGTTAAAAAATGAAATTTCGATCAAAGACAAGGATGGCCAAACAATCACGTTCGACAGTGTCACAATTGAAGATGCCAAGCGCGTGAACATTCACGGTCAATTCGACTTAGATCAAGCTCCGTTTGAAATCACTTATGGTGAGAGAACAGTGTCGGCAAAAGCTGGCTGGAGATTAATTGACGAAATGTATGGCTATGATGGTGAGCTAGGCGTTAAGCTACACGCCGATGGAACAGCAACATTAAAGCTATGGTCTCCAAAAGCGGATCAAGTTTCTGTTGTTCTATATGACAAAGACGATCAATACAAAGTTGTGAAAGAAGCAGTGCCAATGACACTTGGTGAAAAAGGTGTTTGGACTGTCACACTTGATAAAGCAAATACAGGATTAGATAGCTTAAGAGGTTTCTACTATCACTTCAGTATTACTCATGGTGAAGTGACGAAATTAGCGCTTGATCCTTATGCAAAATCAATGGCAGCTTGGAGTCATGAAGCAGGGTACCCAGTTGGGAAAGCAGCAATTGTTGATCTTTCTAGCATTGGTCCTGAATTAGATTTTGCCGAGATTCCTGGCTATGAAAAGCGTGAGGATGCGATCATTTACGAAGTTCACGTTCGTGACTTTACATCTGATCCAAACATTGCAGCAGATCTGAAGGCTCAATTTGGAACTTTCGCTGCCTTTGTTGAAAAATTAGATTACATCCAATCATTAGGTGTTACTCATATCCAACTCCTACCAGTGATGAGCTACTTTTTTGGCGACGAATTGAAAAATCAAGTAAGAATGCTCGAGTATGCCTCAACACAAACGAACTATAACTGGGGTTATGACCCTCACAGTTACTTCTCTCTTTCAGGAATGTATTCAGAAAATCCGAATGATCCTGAACTACGAGTAAAAGAATTTAAGAATTTAATTGGTGAGATTCATAGACGTGATATGGGTGTTATTCTAGATGTTGTTTACAACCATACTGCAAGAGTTTCCATTTTCGAAGACCTTGTACCAAACTACTATCATTTTATGGATGCTGATGGTACGCCAAGAACAAGCTTTGGTGGCGGACGTTTAGGTACAACTCATAAAATGGCAAGAAGAGTTCTTGTTGACTCAATTCTTCACTGGGTCAATGAGTACAAAGTCGATGGTTTCCGTTTTGATATGATGGGTGACCATGATGCAGAAAGTATTCAAGAAGCGTTTGATAAAGCGAAAGCCATCAATCCGAACATTGTGATGATCGGTGAAGGCTGGAGAACATTTGCTGGTGATGAAGGCGATCCTGTACAACCAGCTGACCAAGACTGGATGCAATACACAGAAGCTGTTGGTAGCTTCTCTGATGAATTCAGAAATGAATTAAAATCAGGATTCGGTAGCGAAGGTCAACCGAGATTTATTACAGACGGTGCAAGAAACGTTCAACAAATTTTTGAAAACATTAAGGCTCAACCACGTAATTTCGTGGCAGATCAGCCAGGTGATGTCGTTCCTTATATTGAAGCGCATGACAACTTAACACTGTACGATGTGATTGCTCAATCAATTAAGAAAGACCCAGCAATTGCTGCCAATGATTTAGAGATCCATAAGCGAATTAGAATTGGGAATGCGATGGTACTTACAGCTCAAGGAACAGCCTTTATCCACGCTGGTCAAGAGTTTGGACGTACAAAGCAATGGTTAGCTCCGGCCGAAGAAGCTCCATACAAGTCTACGTTCATGGTAGACCAAGAGGGTAAGCCGTTCCAAAATCCATACTTCATTCATGACTCTTATGACTCGTCAGATATCATTAACAGATTTGATTGGGAAAAAGCAACAAACGCTGAGCTATATCCTGTGAACAACGTCACTCGTGAGTACACACAAGGATTAATCGCGTTACGTAGATCAACAGACGCCTTCAGATTAGGCTCAAAAGAACTAGTTGACCAAAATGTAACCTTAATCAATGCAGCAGAAGTAAGAACAAATGACAAAGTAATCGCCTACCGCAACGAAGCAACAAACGGAGATGCCTACTATGTATTCGTTAATGCTGACAACACCGAAAGAAGCTTTACTATCGGTGAAGACTTAACAACAGGCATCGTCATAGTAGACAGTGACGAAGCAGGTATTACTGCAGTTCAAGCAGAAACAGGCTTCACGTTAACAACTGAGAAAATTACCTTAGATGCGTTAACAACTGTTGTCATTAAAGTTGCGGTCGAGCAGGAAGAGCCAGGCGACGGCGAACCAGGCGATGGTGAACCGGGAGATGGTGAGCCAGGAGATGGTGAACCAGGAGACGGCGAACCAGGTAATGGTGAAACACCACAACCACCTTCTAAAGACAAAGATAAAGACAAAGATAAAGACAAAGATAAAGATAAAGATAAAGATAAAGACAAAAAAGATAAAGAAAAGAAAGATAAAGACAAGAAAGACAAAGATAGTAAAAAAGACGCAAAACTACCTGATACAGCAACAACTAACTACAATTGGTTATTTGTAGGGATGGGCTTAATGTTCGCTGGAGGGGTCTTCTTCATCATTCGAAGAAGAAGAGGAATGGAATAACAAAAGTGAGAGTCTAGTAGCCTAATTGGCTACTAGACTTTTTTATTTATTTTCGTTTTTTGTCCATGCCGCGTGGAAAATGAATGAAAAATGTCCACGAGCGGTGTCAGACACCATGTTTTAATTTTATTCTGTAAATTAGTGGTAAATTTTGAAACCTTTTTGAAATATAGAACGTCTATTATAGTGAGTTAAGTGATCATGCAGATGTCAATCAGGTGTGACTAAAGATAGATTGTAGAAATTTGATTTTTGAGTTATAAATAAGGGGGGATTACCATCAATATTATTACCACAAATTTAGAAGGGGATTTGACGATCGAACGTGATACGAGTATTAACGGGAAAGTGATCGGATGTATAAATGTATTACCAGGAGCAAGTCTCGATTTAAATGCTGACGTAATTGGAAATATTACTCTACAACAGTACTCGCGCATCTCCGTCAGAGGCAACGTTCATGGCAATATCATCCGCCATAAGAGTGCTGGTATAGAATTATTATCAAAAATTGATGGTGAAATCATAAATTATCGAAAGTAGATTTCACACTGATTGAATGAGGTGTATCGATTATGAGAAGACATGGATTAAAAACAGTCATAAGTAATAAGGGGTTTATCTATTTTAATCATGCAACTCTAGTCATAGAGTCTGATCAGGATTGGTATATTTCCGTTGCTGACGATCAAGACAATGAATATCAAGGACAGCTTGAGTTAGTCCTAGAAACGGATGAAGGGCATAGCTACCTCACAAAGGGAAATTATCGTGATCATCGAATTACAGCAGTAGACAGCCTCCATCCTTTAAGAGTAAGTTAAAATAACTTTAAAAACACTAATTGATCCAAAAGATACTGGATTGCTTAGTGTTTATTTGTTTTATAGCCTCAAAATGTAATGTAGTTACCTGGATATTTATGTTAAAATTAAGTGTCAGATAAATCAGATTTTTCACCGTGTGAAGATTTATAAAAAGATAGTAAGGTTGCTATTGATCTAGAATTTTTGCCGAAATAGTAAATTATTTTTTCGCAATCGACCATATTTATCAATTATTTATAATCCCTTTAATGGCAATGATCCTTTTATTAGTTCAAATCTAACGAAGAATAAAGTGATGTGTTAGCAAGAATTTACTTCGCAAGTCCTGTAGGAGGTTACTAAAGATGGAAGGCCCATTATTTCTAATATTACTGCTTGTTTTAATACTGAGTGGTATCTACTGCACCCATAAGGCCATAAATGGTGTATCTACAGAAGAACAGAATCAACAACTCGAATTAACCAAGCAATTAATAGAGCTGCAGCATGAGGTCCTTAAAACACAAAAGCAAATCCTAGAGAAATTAGACCGTTTGAAATAGCTGGACTGAGTAGATGAAACAAAACGTACTTTCTGTTGATAAATCCTTTTAAAGGTAATGTTTATCAACTCGAAGATCATAATGAAGCGTAGGAGTGTGAGCGTTGTGAATAAAAATACGAAAAAAGCATTACATATCATGGGTATGTTAATTTTTGGCGGGTGGTTTATCACCTCGTTTATTGAGGCAGCCAATTCATCCATTAAATATTCGACCTACACAATTTGGGAGTTTCGTTTATTTATTGTTGGTTGTGCAGCTATTTTCTACTTACAAGTTTTCTTTTTTGATAGAAAAGTGAGTAAGAGTGCGGAAAATCCTTCCCAGTCAAAAGCGTCGTAGAACCAATGACTCTAGGTCTTTTTATTAACTTTCTTGTTATTTTTTCGATGTTTTATGGGTTTAGGTATTTTTTTGATCCTAAGTACAAATATGAAGGGTTTAAGAAACTGACAATCGATGTTGTTGTTATTACTATTTTAGCCTTTATTGTTCAATTGATTTTTACGCTATTTTAATAAGATTTTATAGACCAAAGCCAAGCTTATGCTTGGCTTTTTTACGATTTTCTTAAAATAGGTCTAAAAAAACGACAATCTACTAAAAATAAGAAATTTCTCCTAATTATTTTGTCAAATAGACTAGACTTGAGTGGAAAAATGTAGTTTATTTGTATATATAGTGAAAAATTGCGGGGTGATTATTTGAGAAGATTTTTACTAATAGGTTTGGTTATTATCATAGCTTTTGTTACAAATTTTCAGTTTAATAGTAAAGATTACATAGTTTATAGTGATAATAGTAGAGTTGCAGTTGGTGAGGTAACTGCCTCGCTATTAAATGTTCGCAGTGAGGCGAATGCAAATGCGAGGAGAATTGCGCAACTACCTAAAGGTACGAAAGTTTCAATTTTTGAAATTGGAGTCAATAAAGATTGGCTAAAAATAAATGTGAATAACCAATGGGGCTTTGTTCACAAAGACTTCGTAACGATTACTGAAACGTTTGCTCCTACTAATACACTACAAAAGGTTGCTGAAGGCCAAGTAAATGCTTCGAATTTAAATGTTCGTAGTGAACCAAATACATCTT includes:
- a CDS encoding pullulanase codes for the protein MKQGSDEVFFWEPVDLPENTVRIHYERSEKDYDGWAVWNWADVVAPSDGWPNGATDKAGVGKYGAYYDISLQEAAKKIGFLFVNKQNGSQTSDYSFEMLDQYKEIFVKHGDDKIYTNPFGAIPVVLVSGELLSDKKIGLVFSKTEGLTVDELKNEISIKDKDGQTITFDSVTIEDAKRVNIHGQFDLDQAPFEITYGERTVSAKAGWRLIDEMYGYDGELGVKLHADGTATLKLWSPKADQVSVVLYDKDDQYKVVKEAVPMTLGEKGVWTVTLDKANTGLDSLRGFYYHFSITHGEVTKLALDPYAKSMAAWSHEAGYPVGKAAIVDLSSIGPELDFAEIPGYEKREDAIIYEVHVRDFTSDPNIAADLKAQFGTFAAFVEKLDYIQSLGVTHIQLLPVMSYFFGDELKNQVRMLEYASTQTNYNWGYDPHSYFSLSGMYSENPNDPELRVKEFKNLIGEIHRRDMGVILDVVYNHTARVSIFEDLVPNYYHFMDADGTPRTSFGGGRLGTTHKMARRVLVDSILHWVNEYKVDGFRFDMMGDHDAESIQEAFDKAKAINPNIVMIGEGWRTFAGDEGDPVQPADQDWMQYTEAVGSFSDEFRNELKSGFGSEGQPRFITDGARNVQQIFENIKAQPRNFVADQPGDVVPYIEAHDNLTLYDVIAQSIKKDPAIAANDLEIHKRIRIGNAMVLTAQGTAFIHAGQEFGRTKQWLAPAEEAPYKSTFMVDQEGKPFQNPYFIHDSYDSSDIINRFDWEKATNAELYPVNNVTREYTQGLIALRRSTDAFRLGSKELVDQNVTLINAAEVRTNDKVIAYRNEATNGDAYYVFVNADNTERSFTIGEDLTTGIVIVDSDEAGITAVQAETGFTLTTEKITLDALTTVVIKVAVEQEEPGDGEPGDGEPGDGEPGDGEPGDGEPGNGETPQPPSKDKDKDKDKDKDKDKDKDKDKKDKEKKDKDKKDKDSKKDAKLPDTATTNYNWLFVGMGLMFAGGVFFIIRRRRGME
- a CDS encoding polymer-forming cytoskeletal protein translates to MTTNLEGDLTIERDTSINGKVIGCINVLPGASLDLNADVIGNITLQQYSRISVRGNVHGNIIRHKSAGIELLSKIDGEIINYRK